A stretch of Enterobacter cloacae complex sp. ECNIH7 DNA encodes these proteins:
- the lptG gene encoding LPS export ABC transporter permease LptG has product MQAFGVLDRYIGKTIFTTIMMTLFMLVSLSGIIKFVDQLKKAGQGSYDAMGAGMYTLLSVPKDVQIFFPMAALLGALLGLGMLAQRSELVVMQASGFTRMQVALSVMKTAIPLVLLTMAIGEWVAPQGEQMARNYRAQAMYGGSLLSTQQGLWAKDGKNFVYIERVKGNDELGGVSIYAFDDQRRLESVRHASSAKFDAEHKLWRLSQVDESDLTDPKQIAGSQTVTGTWKTNLTPDKLGVVALDPDALSISGLHNYVKYLKSSGQDAGRYQLNMWSKIFQPMSVAVMMLMALSFIFGPLRSVPMGVRVVTGISFGFVFYVLDQIFGPLTLVYGIPPIIGALLPSASFLLISLWLLLKRS; this is encoded by the coding sequence ATGCAGGCGTTTGGCGTTCTTGATCGCTATATCGGTAAAACCATTTTTACCACCATCATGATGACGTTGTTCATGCTGGTGTCGCTCTCCGGCATTATCAAATTTGTCGATCAGCTGAAAAAAGCCGGGCAGGGGAGCTATGACGCGATGGGCGCGGGGATGTATACCCTGCTCAGCGTGCCGAAAGATGTGCAGATTTTCTTCCCGATGGCGGCCCTGCTGGGCGCGCTGCTGGGGCTAGGAATGCTGGCGCAGCGCAGCGAGCTGGTCGTTATGCAGGCCTCGGGCTTTACCCGCATGCAGGTTGCGCTGTCGGTCATGAAAACCGCGATCCCACTGGTGCTGTTGACCATGGCGATTGGCGAGTGGGTCGCGCCGCAGGGCGAACAGATGGCGCGTAACTACCGTGCGCAGGCCATGTACGGCGGCTCGCTGCTCTCGACCCAACAAGGTTTATGGGCGAAAGACGGTAAAAACTTCGTCTACATCGAACGGGTGAAGGGGAATGATGAACTGGGTGGGGTCAGCATCTATGCTTTCGATGACCAGCGCCGTCTGGAGTCAGTCCGCCACGCCTCTTCGGCGAAATTTGACGCCGAACATAAACTGTGGCGTTTGTCCCAGGTCGATGAGTCTGACCTGACCGATCCGAAACAGATCGCCGGTTCTCAGACTGTAACCGGTACGTGGAAGACCAACCTGACGCCCGATAAGCTCGGTGTTGTTGCGCTGGACCCTGACGCGCTCTCCATCAGCGGTTTGCACAACTATGTGAAATATCTGAAGTCGAGCGGGCAGGATGCGGGACGTTATCAGCTCAACATGTGGAGCAAGATCTTCCAGCCAATGTCCGTGGCGGTGATGATGCTGATGGCGCTGTCGTTTATCTTCGGCCCGTTACGCAGCGTGCCGATGGGCGTGCGCGTAGTGACCGGTATCAGCTTCGGCTTTGTGTTCTACGTGCTCGATCAGATCTTCGGTCCGCTGACGCTGGTTTATGGCATTCCGCCGATAATTGGTGCGCTGCTGCCAAGCGCAAGTTTCCTCCTGATCAGCCTCTGGCTGCTGTTGAAACGCTCCTGA